A stretch of the Bubalus kerabau isolate K-KA32 ecotype Philippines breed swamp buffalo chromosome 11, PCC_UOA_SB_1v2, whole genome shotgun sequence genome encodes the following:
- the SPACA9 gene encoding sperm acrosome-associated protein 9 — protein MMNEVKESLRSVEQKYKIFQQQQFTFIGALEHCRENAHDKIRPISSIGQVQSYTEHHCSNSTDRRILLMFLDICSELSKLCQHFEALHAGTPVTNNLLEKCKTLVSQSNDLSSLRAKYPHDVVNHLSCDEARNHYGGVVSLIPIILDLMKEWVAHSEKLPRKALQQVSEPQAAMQATAHAPQASGTQPQLRKQNCGQLIQNIPKPGGKDQGSSKPPWRPPGGKL, from the exons ATGATGAATGAAGTAAAAGAGTCCCTGCGGAGCGTGGAGCAGAAGTACAAGATCTTCCAGCAGCAGCAATTCACCTTCATTGGGGCCCTGGAGCACTGCAGGGAGAACGCCCACGACAAGATCCGGCCCATCTCCAGCATCGGGCAG GTGCAGAGCTACACGGAGCACCACTGCAGCAACTCCACAGACAGGCGCATCCTGCTCATGTTCCTGGACATCTGCTCGGAGCTCAGCAAGCTCTGCCAGCACTTCGAGGCCCTGCACGCTGGCACCCCCGTCACCAACAACCTCCTCGAGAAATGCAAGACCCTCGTGAGCCAAAGCAATGACCTGAGCAGCCTGCGAGCCAA ATACCCCCACGACGTGGTGAACCACCTCAGCTGTGACGAGGCCCGGAACCACTACGGAGGTGTGGTCAGCCTCATCCCCATCATCCTAGACCTGATGAAAGAGTGGGTCGCCCACTCAGAGAAGCTGCCCCGCAAAGCACTGCAGCAAGTGAGTGAGCCCCAGGCAGCCATGCAGGCCACCGCGCACGCTCCCCAGGCCTCGGGCACCCAGCCCCAGCTTCGGAAACAAAACTGTGGGCAACTGATACAGAACATCCCCAAACCTGGGGGGAAAGACCAAGGAAGTTCAAAACCGCCCTGGAGACCACCTGGTGGGAAACTGTAA